The following coding sequences lie in one Haematobia irritans isolate KBUSLIRL chromosome 3, ASM5000362v1, whole genome shotgun sequence genomic window:
- the Dd gene encoding CTD nuclear envelope phosphatase 1-like protein dullard isoform X2 has protein sequence MFSLVQMKFRALLVLLSKIWTCICFMFNRQVRAYQPVKYELFPLSPVSRHRLSIVQRKTLVLDLDETLIHSHHNAMPRNIVKPGTPHDFTVKVTIDRHPVRFFVHKRPHVDFFLDVVSQWYDLVVFTASMEIYGAAVADKLDNGRNILRRRYYRQHCTPDYGSYTKDLSAICNDLNRIFIIDNSPAAYRCFPHNAIPIKSWFSDPMDISLLSLLPMLDALRFTNDVRSVLSRNLHIHGLW, from the exons ATGTTTTCCCTCGTTCAAATGAAATTCCGTGCTCTATTGGTACTACTATCAAAAATATGGACGTGCATTTGTTTTATGTTCAATCGTCAAGTGAGAGCA TATCAGCCAGTCAAATATGAACTGTTCCCACTGTCACCTGTTTCACGTCACCGCCTCAGCATTGTACAGCGAAAGACTTTGGTCTTGGATTTGGATGAGACGTTAATACATTCGCATCACAATGCTATGCCCAGGAATATTGTTAAGCCCGGAACACCACATGATTTTACTGTGAAAGTAACCATAGACAGACATCCTGTGAGATTTTTTGTACACAAAAGGCCGCATGTGGATTTCTTTCTTGATGTG GTTTCTCAATGGTACGATCTAGTGGTTTTTACAGCCAGCATGGAGATATATGGCGCTGCTGTCGCTGACAAATTGGACAATGGCCGTAATATACTACGACGGCGTTATTATCGACAACATTGCACACCAGATTATGGTTCATATACCAAAGATTTATCAGCTATTTGTAATGATCTAAATAGG ATATTTATAATTGACAATTCTCCAGCTGCATATCGTTGTTTTCCTCATAATGCTATACCCATTAAGAGTTGGTTTTCCGATCCTATGGATATTTCATTATTATCGTTACTTCCAATGTTGGATGCTTTAAGATTTACAAATGATGTCCGTTCTGTTTTATCAAGAAATTTACACATACATGGCTTGTGGTAG
- the Dd gene encoding CTD nuclear envelope phosphatase 1-like protein dullard isoform X1 codes for MFSLVQMKFRALLVLLSKIWTCICFMFNRQVRAFVQYQPVKYELFPLSPVSRHRLSIVQRKTLVLDLDETLIHSHHNAMPRNIVKPGTPHDFTVKVTIDRHPVRFFVHKRPHVDFFLDVVSQWYDLVVFTASMEIYGAAVADKLDNGRNILRRRYYRQHCTPDYGSYTKDLSAICNDLNRIFIIDNSPAAYRCFPHNAIPIKSWFSDPMDISLLSLLPMLDALRFTNDVRSVLSRNLHIHGLW; via the exons ATGTTTTCCCTCGTTCAAATGAAATTCCGTGCTCTATTGGTACTACTATCAAAAATATGGACGTGCATTTGTTTTATGTTCAATCGTCAAGTGAGAGCA TTTGTACAGTATCAGCCAGTCAAATATGAACTGTTCCCACTGTCACCTGTTTCACGTCACCGCCTCAGCATTGTACAGCGAAAGACTTTGGTCTTGGATTTGGATGAGACGTTAATACATTCGCATCACAATGCTATGCCCAGGAATATTGTTAAGCCCGGAACACCACATGATTTTACTGTGAAAGTAACCATAGACAGACATCCTGTGAGATTTTTTGTACACAAAAGGCCGCATGTGGATTTCTTTCTTGATGTG GTTTCTCAATGGTACGATCTAGTGGTTTTTACAGCCAGCATGGAGATATATGGCGCTGCTGTCGCTGACAAATTGGACAATGGCCGTAATATACTACGACGGCGTTATTATCGACAACATTGCACACCAGATTATGGTTCATATACCAAAGATTTATCAGCTATTTGTAATGATCTAAATAGG ATATTTATAATTGACAATTCTCCAGCTGCATATCGTTGTTTTCCTCATAATGCTATACCCATTAAGAGTTGGTTTTCCGATCCTATGGATATTTCATTATTATCGTTACTTCCAATGTTGGATGCTTTAAGATTTACAAATGATGTCCGTTCTGTTTTATCAAGAAATTTACACATACATGGCTTGTGGTAG
- the LOC142230479 gene encoding uncharacterized protein LOC142230479, producing the protein MTAVFPPQPPPQQQAPGQPPPGSMMQPPQSTTPNSMQPPQQQQSVVGGPGMMGPGGGGPGMPPGMGMAAGGPQMQRGPPMGVMGGPTGGPDGMMGVPSPGQHGGVPPPSPTHIQKILDENCKIIQTIQSFQNMGKSYECTSYHIALHRNLVYLAQLADPTMNINQILPPPHILQPQSQQQGPHGMMGSSGPPPPQQQALQGGPPPPTGQSQMGGPPGTQGGMSSMQHDNSGQPPSGVQMPPYGGQVPPQHPGIPPNGSQSQQGPPPQQPQQGPYRAPGPPGSQPPGPGQPGQQPGQQPQAPNNNTQGGQQRPNSVPSTPGTPQQGQGSSQQQQQQQQGPPNQQAPQQPPQGPPPQQNQYRGAYQPPQQHGHYPGYPPQQQPQYPPQGGYPYGPPAHGYGPPPPNAQPGYQGHAGMPPSNSNSGPPGQHPYGASSGQQGPPGSYPPPPNQQMGAGQQPPPGQMYGPPGANQGPPPNQYGPPPPMGYGYGAPPANSYGQASGPPPTSQAQSPYQPYQQAGPGPQGYPGQGPPPSQGTQPPNSAQGGPPNTGAPPGSYSSPSPGQTPPPNQQQPPVSGANGPQNQPPPSSVQSTPPPAQPPTSSSNTVTTAPTPPSQQPGGQQSSTPPGQGPPPSTQQQTQQSYPPASNSGPPSSGPQPTYSSPPVSGAGANSPYSQPPPPQGAPGAGPNNTAPPSNGAPGQGPPPMAPNQYQPPPGAQPYGAPPPPPQGYGPPPPGGGYPQHGYHQPQGGYGAMPPQGQYPPPSPQGYQGYRPTGQQMPPPGAPPQGPPPGAYYYSNQPPQ; encoded by the exons ATGACCGCCGTCTTCCCACCGCAACCCCCGCCTCAACAGCAGGCGCCTGGTCAGCCACCACCGGGAAGTATGATGCAGCCACCACAATCAACCACACCGAATTCTATGCAaccaccacaacaacaacaatcagtTGTTGGTGGTCCGGGAATGATGGGCCCCGGTGGGGGTGGTCCTGGAATGCCGCCGGGTATGGGTATGGCTGCTGGGGGCCCACAAATGCAACGGGGACCTCCAATGGGTGTTATGGGTGGTCCAACTGGCGGTCCCGACGGTATGATGGGTGTACCTTCTCCCGGCCAACATGGTGGCGTTCCCCCACCAAGTCCCACACATATACAGAAAATTCTtgacgaaaattgtaaaattatccAAACGATACAAAGCTTCCAGAACATGGGAAAGTCGTATGAGTGTACATCGTATCACATTGCTTTGCACAGGAATCTCGTTTATTTAGCCCAGTTGGCAGATCCTACAATGAACATTAATCAAATACTGCCTCCACCACACATTTTGCAGCCGCAATCACAACAACAGGGTCCGCATGGTATGATGGGTTCTTCGGGACCGCCACCTCCTCAACAACAAGCATTGCAAGGTGGTCCACCTCCTCCAACGGGTCAATCCCAAATGGGAGGTCCTCCTGGAACACAAGGTGGTATGTCGTCTATGCAACATGATAACAGTGGTCAACCACCATCGGGAGTTCAAATGCCTCCATACGGTGGTCAAGTTCCTCCACAACATCCTGGAATTCCTCCAAATGGCAGCCAATCACAACAAGGTCCACCACCACAACAACCACAACAGGGTCCATACCGGGCACCCGGACCACCTGGTTCGCAGCCTCCTGGACCAGGCCAGCCTGGACAACAACCTGGACAGCAACCACAAGCTCCAAATAATAACACACAAGGAG GCCAACAAAGACCCAACAGTGTCCCTTCAACACCCGGTACACCCCAACAAGGACAGGGTTCgtcgcagcagcaacaacagcaacagcaaggACCACCAAACCAACAGGCTCCACAGCAGCCACCTCAAGGTCCACCGCCGCAGCAAAACCAATATAGAGGTGCTTATCAGCCACCACAACAACATGGTCATTATCCTGGTTATCCTccacaacaacaaccacaataTCCACCCCAAGGTGGTTACCCCTATGGACCGCCCGCACATGGCTATGGACCACCACCACCAAATGCACAACCCGGCTATCAGGGTCATGCCGGTATGCCTCCCTCAAACTCAAATAGCGGTCCTCCCGGTCAACATCCTTATGGTGCTAGCAGTGGACAGCAAGGTCCACCAGGATCTTATCCTCCTCCTCCAAATCAGCAAATGGGAGCGGGACAACAGCCACCTCCAGGACAAATGTATGGTCCACCTGGGGCTAATCAAGGGCCTCCACCAAATCAATATGGACCACCTCCTCCCATGGGTTATGGTTATGGAGCTCCACCAGCAAATAGCTATGGTCAAGCCAGTGGACCACCGCCCACCAGCCAAGCTCAATCACCGTATCAACCATATCAGCAGGCTGGACCTGGTCCTCAAGGATATCCAGGTCAGGGACCGCCACCATCACAAGGTACTCAGCCACCTAATTCAGCACAAGGTGGACCTCCCAACACTGGTGCTCCACCTGGTAGTTATTCATCGCCGAGCCCAGGACAAACTCCACCCCCAAATCAACAACAGCCTCCTGTTAGTGGTGCCAATGGACCCCAGAATCAACCACCTCCATCAAGTGTGCAGTCGACCCCACCACCCGCACAGCCACCAACAAGTAGTTCAAACACAGTAACTACAGCTCCCACTCCGCCTTCTCAGCAACCGGGAGGACAGCAGTCTTCAACGCCACCCGGTCAAGGCCCTCCACCATCCACACAACAACAAACACAGCAAAGCTATCCTCCGGCTTCCAACAGTGGACCTCCGTCATCCGGACCACAACCAACATACTCATCTCCACCGGTAAGTGGGGCTGGTGCAAATTCACCATATTCGCAACCTCCACCGCCACAGGGAGCACCGGGGGCCGGGCCCAATAATACAGCGCCTCCATCAAATGGAGCTCCGGGACAAGGTCCACCACCCATGGCTCCAAACCAATATCAACCACCTCCCGGTGCCCAGCCGTATGGAGCTCCACCGCCGCCGCCTCAAGGTTATGGGCCACCACCTCCCGGCGGGGGTTATCCACAACATGGCTATCATCAGCCGCAGGGCGGCTATGGTGCAATGCCGCCACAAGGCCAATATCCACCTCCATCCCCTCAGGGCTATCAAGGTTATCGTCCAACCGGACAACAAATGCCGCCACCTGGCGCTCCACCACAGGGTCCCCCTCCTGGAGCCTACTATTATAGTAACCAGCCCCCACagtaa
- the ND-49 gene encoding NADH dehydrogenase (ubiquinone) 49 kDa subunit: protein MALYYVNAFSKRFASVGLQLAKAATAPSASQASLNKQQKRGAAKWYPDPEFLQQFAGPVMYPDDITSQWKLPPWNHQVTPVEKSIRNLTLNFGPQHPAAHGVLRLVMQLDGETVMHCDPHIGLLHRGTEKLIEYKTYTQALPYFDRLDYVSMMCNEQCYSLAVEKLLNIEVPLRAKYIRVLFAEITRILNHIMAVGTHALDVGALTPFFWLFEEREKMMEFYERVSGARMHAAYIRPGGVSLDMPLGLMDDIYEFASKFAERLDEVEDVLTTNRIWVQRTADIGVVTAEEALNYGFSGVMLRGSGIKWDLRKQQPYDAYDLVDFDVPIGTKGDCYDRYLCRVEEMRQSLRIIDQCLNQMPAGEIKTDDNKVTPPSRAEMKQSMEALIHHFKLFTQGYQVPPGATYTAIEAPKGEFGVYLVSDGSSRPYRCKIKAPGFAHLAALNHVGRQHMLADIVAIIGTLDVVFGEIDR from the coding sequence ATGGCTTTGTATTATGTAAATGCATTTTCGAAgcgttttgcctctgtgggactTCAGTTGGCGAAAGCAGCCACTGCACCAAGTGCATCTCAAGCATCATTAAATAAGCAGCAGAAGCGTGGAGCCGCTAAATGGTATCCAGATCCAGAATTTTTACAGCAATTCGCTGGCCCCGTTATGTACCCAGATGACATAACCTCTCAGTGGAAACTACCACCATGGAATCATCAAGTTACACCGGTGGAAAAGTCGATTCGTAACTTGACATTGAATTTTGGCCCTCAACATCCTGCTGCTCACGGTGTGTTGCGTTTGGTCATGCAATTGGATGGTGAAACAGTTATGCACTGTGATCCACACATCGGTCTTTTGCATCGTGGTACCGAAAAGCTAATCGAATATAAAACCTATACCCAAGCTTTGCCCTATTTCGATCGTTTGGACTACGTATCAATGATGTGTAATGAACAATGTTACTCCTTGGCTGTGGAGAAACTTTTGAATATCGAAGTGCCATTACGTGCCAAGtatattcgtgttttgtttgcgGAAATTACCCGTATTTTGAATCACATCATGGCCGTTGGTACACATGCCTTGGATGTTGGTGCATTAACTCCATTCTTCTGGCTCTTTGAGGAACGTGAGAAAATGATGGAATTTTATGAGCGTGTATCTGGTGCTCGTATGCACGCTGCCTACATTCGCCCTGGTGGTGTGTCCTTGGATATGCCTTTGGGTTTAATGGATGATATTTATGAATTTGCTAGCAAATTTGCCGAACGTTTGGATGAAGTTGAGGATGTTCTCACCACCAATCGTATTTGGGTGCAACGTACCGCAGATATTGGTGTTGTCACTGCTGAAGAAGCCCTCAATTATGGTTTCAGTGGAGTTATGTTGAGAGGTTCTGGTATTAAATGGGATTTGAGAAAACAACAACCCTATGATGCCTACGATTTGGTTGATTTCGATGTTCCAATCGGCACTAAAGGTGATTGTTACGATCGTTATTTGTGTCGCGTGGAGGAAATGCGTCAATCGTTGCGTATTATCGATCAATGCTTGAACCAAATGCCCGCTGGCGAAATCAAAACAGATGACAATAAGGTGACACCACCTAGTCGCGCTGAAATGAAACAATCTATGGAGGCTCTAATTCATCATTTCAAATTGTTCACGCAAGGCTATCAAGTGCCACCTGGTGCCACATATACCGCTATTGAAGCACCAAAGGGTGAGTTTGGTGTTTATTTGGTATCGGACGGATCCAGTCGCCCTTATCGTTGCAAAATCAAAGCCCCTGGATTTGCCCATTTAGCCGCATTAAATCATGTCGGCCGTCAGCATATGTTGGCTGATATTGTAGCAATCATTGGTACTTTGGACGTTGTATTTGGTGAAATCGAtcgataa
- the PIG-T gene encoding phosphatidylinositol glycan anchor biosynthesis class T, whose amino-acid sequence MSKYCKLAYILPILLSFICAICAQQTVSKDNTAKKNENKPVIRNKSKENPNEEFHEELVLTPLADGFVNTYFQFTTRWRYGSRENLHNTRLIPRPIAEILLYSDVKEFHITLTQGLWRYETWGYPVVDGAPGAEAWSWFAGENLTEDEVDEQWQRITNTFSGIVCASLNFMDKTNTITPKYGFRPQFSDSPLSNVTKHLRYSSLPREIVCTENLTPWKKLLPCNSHYGFASLLNSGHVHNTNYHSLAIKFRTLCNSRDECFLEFTESANLVYDPKLLGSMNNLDFSLRRMFGQGLNGYCALASSSKIYVNMELPIPYDITPLPMYNISSTRGGQTTNYGVYDMQQLKDTSLFNIAWVVKKAQNYVLTPASPPLLAHRYIVGYGQEKGKIITQITNNHYSELPIVLQENIPWFMPIYMHTLKIKNRHNGEIIKPKVLQYRPGIQRERPYYLELTFMLPSKTSVEISFDFDYIFLKWLEYPPDANHGHYIGSGVITTLMPVARNYTSIPLSGYRFADSFNASRSSYLLTLRTESIILSLPTPDFSMPYNVICLACTVVALAFGPIHSVATKKIVIEQQDCEEPQSFFGKILKKFKRKSNKTVSIVPNDDMTEAKNEHQR is encoded by the exons atgtcTAAATATTGTAAATTGGCATACATATTGCCCATATTATTATCATTTATTTGTGCAATATGTGCCCAACAAACAGTATCAAAGGATAATACAGCGAAGAAGAATGAGAACAAGCCGGTTATAAGAAATAAATCCAAAGAAAATCCTAACGAAGAATTTCACGAAGAGCTAGTTTTGACACCACTTGCGGATGGATTTGTAAATACTTATTTTCAATTTACAACGAGATGGAGATATGGAAGTAGAGAAAACT TGCACAACACTCGACTGATTCCCAGACCAATTGCTGAAATACTATTATACTCTGATGTTAAAGAATTTCACATAACATTGACCCAAGGTTTATGGCGCTATGAAACATGGGGTTATCCGGTTGTAGATGGGGCTCCAGGGGCTGAAGCGTGGTCATGGTTTGCGGGGGAAAATCTAACTGAGGATGAAGTTGATGAGCAGTGGCAACGTATTACCAATACATTTTCTGGCATTGTGTGTGCCTCCTTGAATTTCATGGACAAAACTAATACCATCACACCGAAATATGGATTTCGCCCACAGTTTTCCGATTCACCATTAAGCAATGTTACCAAACATTTACGGTATTCTAGTTTACCACGCGAGATAGTATGCACGGAGAATCTAACTCcatggaaaaaacttttacCATGCAATAGCCATTACGGGTTTGCCTCCTTGCTCAACTCTGGGCATGTCCATAACACCAACTATCATTCTCTGGCTATAAAGTTTCGAACGTTGTGCAACAGTCGTGATGAATGTTTTCTAGAATTTACCGAATCTGCCAATTTAGTATATGACCCAAAGCTGCTGGGTTCTATGAACAACCTAGATTTTTCACTAAGACGAATGTTTGGACAAGGTTTAAATGGATATTGTGCTTTGGCGAGTAGCAGtaaaatatatgttaatatggaaTTACCCATACCATACGATATAACTCCCTTACCCATGTATAATATATCTTCAACGAGAGGTGGCCAGACAACAAACTATGGAGTTTATGACATGCAACAACTTAAAGACACATCTTTGTTTAATATCGCATGGGTTGTTAAAAAGGCACAAAATTACGTTTTAACTCCTGCAAGTCCACCTTTATTGGCACATAGGTATATAGTCGGATATGGTCAAGAAAAGGGTAAAATAATCACCCAAATAACAAATAATCACTATTCGGAACTACCAATTGTGCTGCAAGAAAATATTCCATGGTTTATGCCGATTTATATGCAtacattgaaaattaaaaatcgtCACAACGGAGAGATTATAAAACCTAAAGTTCTACAATACCGGCCGGGAATACAGCGAGAGAGACCTTATTATTTGGAACTAACATTTATGTTGCCCTCAAAAACCTCTGTAGAAATATCCTTTGATTTTGATTATATATTTCTCAAATGGCTTGAATATCCCCCAGACGCCAATCATGGTCATTATATAGGATCGGGCGTAATTACAACGTTAATGCCTGTGGCTCGTAATTACACTTCAATTCCATTAAGTGGCTACCGTTTTGCTGACTCGTTCAATGCTTCGAGAAGTTCGTATCTTCTTACTTTACGTACAGAATCCATTATACTATCTCTGCCTACTCCTGACTTCAGCATGCCATATAACGTCATTTGTTTAGCATGTACGGTTGTTGCCTTGGCCTTTGGCCCTATACATAGTGTGGCAACGAAAAAAATCGTTATAGAACAACAGGATTGTGAAGAGCCACAATCGTTTTTCGGAAAGAtcttaaaaaagttcaaaagaaAGAGTAATAAAACGGTTTCCATTGTACCCAATGATGACATGACAGAGGCAAAAAATGAACACCAGcgataa